From the genome of Vulgatibacter sp.:
CGGTCCCACGGGACGCTCGAGGGCGGTGGGCCTGGCGCCCTCCGGCAGCTCGCGGTGGCGGTGGGCCCGCACCACGAGGACGGCGCCCTCGAGGAGGAGCTGGATCGACTCGCGACGCACCGCCGGCAGATCGACGTAGAGGTGGAGGGTGCCGCCTGCCTCCCAGCAATCGACCGCCGCCGCAGCTGCAGGCGCCGGCTGCTGCGGGAAGACCGCCTGGTGGCCGTCCCGGTGGAGCATCTTCGCCAGCTGCTCGAGGGCGTCCTCCGCCACCCGGCGCGGCTCCCGCTCCGGCGGGATCGGTGCCACCGGCCTGCCGTTGCGGGGCAGGTCCCGCCCGGTGATGCTGCGATAGATGCGCGCGACGTCACTCAGAGCGGCGTCGACGTTGAGCGTACCGTTGCCAAGCGGGTGCATCGGCTTCCCCCCCGGATTGCCTGCTGCGTGTTTCGTGTGCGGCGATGAGTAGCAGCCTCCGCCGCGGGCAGAAATCCTCTGGGTGGGCCGCCCTTCCGCGGCGTTCCGAGCGTGAGACCGGGCGGGCGGTGGGCGTTCACCACTGGATGGGCGAGACGCTCGCTGCCCGACGAAAGCACGACGGCCTGCCCCCGGAAGGGAGCAGGCCGCCTCGTTTCGGGCTGCGGATCGCGAACGATCAGTAGGACTCGTCCTCGTCCATCGCGCCGCCGTCCATGTCGTCGGAGGGCATCTCCATGGTGCCATTCGGCTCGGCGGCCCCGGGCATGTCGGCGGGCGGCGGGCCACCCTCGCCGCGGGGCCGGGTCATCCCCTCGGGCTTCTGCCAGCCGGTGGAGCCGCTGGTCTTGCTGCGGACCTCGTCCGCCTCGCTCCCGGTGAGGATCTCGATCCGGCTGGCCTGCTCGGCACCGGCCTCCGCCTCGTAGCTCACGCGCACCGGCATGCCGGGCGCGAGCTGCGGCCAGCTGAAGGGCTCCTCGTCACGGACGAGGTCGGTCGTCTCGGTGCGCTGGAAGCGCAGGGGCTCGCCCTGCGGATCCTCGGCGTCCTGCACCGCGATGAAATCCTGCTGCACGTCGACGATCGTGCCTTCCTTCGTCTCCTCGAGGCCGGCAACCGCCCCCTCGACGTCCTTCTTCGCCTCGCTGGTCCCGGCGCAACCGGCCAGCATCAGCGCCGCCACCCCCACACCCAGCATCACCTTCCGCATCATCGGTTCCTGTCCTCCTCGGCCCGTTCGCCTGCCTGGCCGCCGCTCCAGAAGGTGGACAGGGGGTCGTCGGCCCGCAAGCGCCCCATGACCGGGGGATGACAGGACGGGGACTAGATTTGCCTACATGCGCCGCGTGCTCCTCGGGATCTACACCTACGCCGAATTCTTCCTCGCCGCCCTGCTCTTCGTGCCGGTGCTCGGCCTCGTCGCCCTCCTCCACCGCGGGGATCCCGCCTGCCGGATCCGCGGCAGGTGGATGCGCCGCTTCGGCCGCTTCACCTCCGCCCTGACGCCCCTCTGGCGCTTCTCGGTGCGGGGCGAGGCGCCTCCGGGGATCCGGGAGGGAAGGGCCTTCGTGGTGGTGGCCAACCACGAATCGACCGCCGACCCCTTCCTCCTCTCCTGGCTCCCGTGGGACATGCGCTGGGTGGCAAAAGTGGAGCTCTTCCGGCTGCCGCTCATCGGCCTGCTGATGCGGGCAGGTGGCGACATTCCGCTCCGACGCGGCTCCCGCGAGAGCGCCGAGGAGATGCTCGAGGCCTGCAGGCGGACCCTCGCCGCCGGCGTGCCGGTGATGCTTTTTCCCGAGGGGACGCGCTCGCCGGACGGCAACCTGCTGCCCTTCAAGGACGGCGCCTTCCGCCTCGCTCTCGAGGCCGGCGTGCCGATCCTGCCGGTGGCCCTCGCCGGAACCCGCAACTGCAGGCCCAAGGGCTCCTTGTGGTTCGGCGACGCCAGGGCGGTGGCGCAGGTGCTGGAGCCGATCCCCACCGAGGGGCGCGAGCTGGCGGCGCTGCGGGAGGAGGCCCGCACCCGGATCGGCGAGGCCGCCGCCAGGCTGCGGAGCGAGCTGGATCCGGGAGGCGAACGCGAGCTTCGAGCGTTGCATCGGGTGGCGCGCGGTGCTAGCGGGCGCTAGATGCTGCGATTGCGTCGGAGGTAGGCGGTGACGAAGGCCAACGTGGAGGTTCGCAAGGCGGGCAACGAGCTCCTGCCGCTGCTGGTGCTGGGGCTCACCTCGATGGCGCTGGTGGGCGGGATGGCCTACGCGGTCCAGGCCCCGGACACGGCCACCTCGATCGCCCGGACCGCGAAGGTGGTCTTCGCCGTCCTCGGCGGCGGGATCCTCGCGATGGTGGCTGTGGCGTTGAGCCGCGGCAGGCCCTTCGATGCAGTGGCGGAAGTGACCGACGGCGGCGTCTTCCTCGTCCACGGGGGCAAGCGCCGGGCGATCCCGCCGGGTTTCCGGACCGTCTACGTGATCCGCGACGGCGACCGCTGGTCGGTGGAGATCGAGCGGCGGGCTTCGGTGCTCCGGCTGCTCGCCGAAAGCCGGGAGGAGGCGGAAGCGATCGCAGGCGCCCTCGCCGGCACGGAGCGGATCCCCGCGGCGCTCTACCGCCTGCGCAAGAAGGCCGAATACGCCCTCTTCGTCTCCACCTGCACCCTGTGGGTCTTCGTCTACGCCGGGCTGGTGGCGCTCCCCGAAGCGCCGATCTTCGGCGTGCTCTTCACCCTGGCGCTGCTGCCACCGACGATCTGGGTGACGCTCAAGGCGGTGCCCACGCAGCTGGTGGTGGCGCCCTACGGCCTCATGATCATCGACACGTGGCGCGTGCGCCAGGTGCCCACCGCGGAGCTCGTGGACGGCAGGGTGGTGGACGACGACGCCGTGCGGATCACGTTCACCAACGGCGCGAGCCTCAAGCTCACCGAGCTCGCCGACCACCCGCGGGATCGGGAGGCGAAGACCTCCTCGCCCCCCGCGGAGCGCTTCGAGGCGAGCCTGCAGCAGCTGCTCCGCCCCGCTGCCTGATCAAGCGATCGGCAGCGCCTCGGTGAAGCGCACCGCCTCGCCCATCGGCGGCGCGGTGATCTCACCCTCCACCTGCACCACGTTGCCGCGGATCACGGTGGCCACCGGCCAGCCGTGGACGCGGTAGCCGTCGAAGGGCGTCCACCCGCAGCGGCTCGCCTGGTGGAGGTTGGAGATGGTGCGATCCGCCTGGAGATCGACCAGGGTGAGATCGGCGTCGTAGCCCACCGCCACCCGGCCCTTGCCCGCGAGGCCGAAGACCCGCGCCGGCCCCGCCGAGGTGAGGTCGACGAGGCGCTGCAGCGAGAGGCGCCCCTGGTGCACGTGCTCGAGGAGCAGCGGCAGGAGCGTCTGCACGCCGGGCATGCCCGAGGGCGAGGCGGGATAGGGGCGGTCCTTCTCCTCGCGGGTGTGGGGGGCGTGGTCCGAGCCGATCACGTCGACCACGCCGCCGCGCAGCGCGAACCAGAGCGCCTCCTGGTGCCTGCCGCTGCGGATCGGCGGGTTCATCTGCGCGTAGGTGCCGAGCTTCTCGTAGCAGGCGGGCGCCCGCAGGGTGAGGTGCTGCGGGGTCACCTCCACGGTGGCGATCTGCTTGCTCGCGGCGAGGAGCTGCATCTCCTCCTGCGTGGTGACGTGGAGCACGTGGACCCTGCGCCCCGCCTGCCTGGCGAGGCGCAGCAGCCGCTCGGTGGCGAGGAAGGCGGTCTGCTCGTCGCGCCACACGGGATGGGTCTCGGGCCTGCCCTCCGCGGCGAGGGCCTTGCGTTCGCGCAGGCGGGCCTCGTCCTCGCAGTGGACGGCGACGCGCCTCGTACCGTGGCGCAGCACCTCGAGGAGCGCCTCGTCGTCCTCCACGAGCAGATCGCCGGTGGAGGAGCCCATGAAGATCTTCACGCCGGCGCAGCCGGGCAGGCGCTCGAGCGCGCCGAGATGCCGGGCGTTCCCAGCGGTGGCGCCGAGGAAGAAGGCGAAGTCGCAGAAGGCGCGGCCGCTGGCGCGGCGGACCTTCTCCTCGAGATCCGCTGCGGTGGTGGTGCCCGGCTTGGTGTTGGGCATCTCGAAGATGGCGGTGACGCCGCCGAGGATCGCCGCGGCGGTGCCGGTGCCGAGGTCCTCCTTGTGCTCGAGGCCCGGCTCGCGGAAGTGGACCTGGCTGTCGATCACGCCGGGGAGCAGGTGGAGGCCGGCTGCGTCGAAGGTCTCGTCGGCTTCTGCGGTGGCGAGATCGCCGATGGCGGCGATCCGTCCCTGGCGGATGCCGACGTCGGCTTTGCCGATGCCGTCGTGGTTGACGAGGGTGCCGTTGCGGAGGAGGAGGTCGAAGGTGGTGCTCATCGCGGCGCACGCTACTCGACGGGGCGCGTCCATTCCACCCCTGCAGGCCGCATCTGCTATTGAGCTACGAATGATTCGAGAGATTGGACCCGAGGAGCTGGCTTCGCGGCTCGCATCCGGCGCGCCGACGCGGCTGGTCGACGTGCGGCAGGAGTGGGAGCACGAGATCGCGGCGCTGCCCGGCAGCGAGCTGCTGCCGCTCGATGCGCTCGCCTACGGCGACGAGACGCTCGAGCCGCGGGGCGGGGAGGAGCTGGTGGTGGTCTATTGCCACCACGGCGTGCGCAGCCTCACCGGCGTGGCGCTGATCCAGCGGCAGGGATGGACGGGGGAGATCGTCTCCCTCGCCGGCGGGATCGACGCCTGGTCGCTGCGGGTGGATCCGTCGGTGCCGCGCTACTGAGCGAGGCGCAGGCGGCTGCCGAGGAGGGCGTAGGCCGCTGCCACCGCCGCCATGCCGACGGCGAAGATCCCCCACAGCGTGAGGGGATCGCCGCGCAGGCCGTCGTAGGCCACGCCGCCGAGGAGCGGCCCGAGGCTGAGGCCGAGGGATTGGGTGAGGCCGAAGAGGCCG
Proteins encoded in this window:
- a CDS encoding Hsp20/alpha crystallin family protein; the protein is MHPLGNGTLNVDAALSDVARIYRSITGRDLPRNGRPVAPIPPEREPRRVAEDALEQLAKMLHRDGHQAVFPQQPAPAAAAAVDCWEAGGTLHLYVDLPAVRRESIQLLLEGAVLVVRAHRHRELPEGARPTALERPVGPIERRVALPPGIETNSVEASLHDGVLHVQLRRREGVSEGHR
- a CDS encoding rhodanese-like domain-containing protein translates to MIREIGPEELASRLASGAPTRLVDVRQEWEHEIAALPGSELLPLDALAYGDETLEPRGGEELVVVYCHHGVRSLTGVALIQRQGWTGEIVSLAGGIDAWSLRVDPSVPRY
- a CDS encoding lysophospholipid acyltransferase family protein translates to MRRVLLGIYTYAEFFLAALLFVPVLGLVALLHRGDPACRIRGRWMRRFGRFTSALTPLWRFSVRGEAPPGIREGRAFVVVANHESTADPFLLSWLPWDMRWVAKVELFRLPLIGLLMRAGGDIPLRRGSRESAEEMLEACRRTLAAGVPVMLFPEGTRSPDGNLLPFKDGAFRLALEAGVPILPVALAGTRNCRPKGSLWFGDARAVAQVLEPIPTEGRELAALREEARTRIGEAAARLRSELDPGGERELRALHRVARGASGR
- a CDS encoding dihydroorotase encodes the protein MSTTFDLLLRNGTLVNHDGIGKADVGIRQGRIAAIGDLATAEADETFDAAGLHLLPGVIDSQVHFREPGLEHKEDLGTGTAAAILGGVTAIFEMPNTKPGTTTAADLEEKVRRASGRAFCDFAFFLGATAGNARHLGALERLPGCAGVKIFMGSSTGDLLVEDDEALLEVLRHGTRRVAVHCEDEARLRERKALAAEGRPETHPVWRDEQTAFLATERLLRLARQAGRRVHVLHVTTQEEMQLLAASKQIATVEVTPQHLTLRAPACYEKLGTYAQMNPPIRSGRHQEALWFALRGGVVDVIGSDHAPHTREEKDRPYPASPSGMPGVQTLLPLLLEHVHQGRLSLQRLVDLTSAGPARVFGLAGKGRVAVGYDADLTLVDLQADRTISNLHQASRCGWTPFDGYRVHGWPVATVIRGNVVQVEGEITAPPMGEAVRFTEALPIA